A genomic stretch from Theobroma cacao cultivar B97-61/B2 chromosome 4, Criollo_cocoa_genome_V2, whole genome shotgun sequence includes:
- the LOC18602825 gene encoding PHD finger protein ING1 isoform X1, with translation MSFIDEFQADLEALPNILQKKYALMRDLDKSLQEIVRQNEQRCEQEIEDIRRGVRAGNITPDTSLLRFSDEALDEQKHSIRIADEKVALAIQAYDLVDSHIQQLDQYLKKSDEELRRERENAAATASSGPSPDSTTKSGRPSESGRGGRKKTRLATAAAAAAAAAATEVAAAAANPTGMELDLPVDPNEPTYCLCNQVSYGEMVACDNPDCKIEWFHFGCVGLKEQPKGKWYCSDCAALRNRRKGRG, from the exons ATGTCCTTCATCGATGAATTTCAAGCCG ATTTGGAAGCATTGCCCAATATTCTTCAGAAAAAGTATGCGTTGATGCGTGATCTTGACAAAAGTTTACAAG AAATTGTGAGGCAAAATGAACAACGCTGTGAACAAGAAATAGAGGATATAAGACGAGGCGTCAGGGCTGGAAACATTACACCAGATACTTCACTTCTTAGATTTTCAGACGAGGCACTTGACGAACAAAAGCATAGCATTAGGATTGCGGATGAAAAGGTTGCCTTGGCAATTCAGGCATATGATTTA GTTGATTCACATATACAGCAACTTGATCAATATTTGAAAAAGTCTGATGAAGAGCTACGGCGTG AAAGAGAGAATGCTGCTGCTACTGCATCCTCTGGTCCAAGTCCTGATAGTACCACTAAATCTGGAAGGCCTAGTGAAAGTGGAAGAGGAGGGCGTAAAAA AACACGTCTGgcaacagcagcagcagccGCGGCAGCTGCTGCGGCAACTGAAGTGGCGGCAGCAGCAGCAAATCCAACTGGTATGGAACTAGATTTGCCAGTGGATCCTAATGAGCCCACTTACTGTTTGTGCAACCAAGTTAGCTATGGAGAGATGGTTGCATGTGATAACCCTGAT TGCAAGATAGAATGGTTCCACTTTGGCTGTGTTGGTCTGAAAGAACAGCCAAAAGGGAAATGGTATTGTTCAGATTGTGCAGCACTGAGAAATCGTCGTAAAGGCAGGGGATGA
- the LOC18602825 gene encoding PHD finger protein ING1 isoform X2 → MSFIDEFQADLEALPNILQKKYALMRDLDKSLQEIVRQNEQRCEQEIEDIRRGVRAGNITPDTSLLRFSDEALDEQKHSIRIADEKVDSHIQQLDQYLKKSDEELRRERENAAATASSGPSPDSTTKSGRPSESGRGGRKKTRLATAAAAAAAAAATEVAAAAANPTGMELDLPVDPNEPTYCLCNQVSYGEMVACDNPDCKIEWFHFGCVGLKEQPKGKWYCSDCAALRNRRKGRG, encoded by the exons ATGTCCTTCATCGATGAATTTCAAGCCG ATTTGGAAGCATTGCCCAATATTCTTCAGAAAAAGTATGCGTTGATGCGTGATCTTGACAAAAGTTTACAAG AAATTGTGAGGCAAAATGAACAACGCTGTGAACAAGAAATAGAGGATATAAGACGAGGCGTCAGGGCTGGAAACATTACACCAGATACTTCACTTCTTAGATTTTCAGACGAGGCACTTGACGAACAAAAGCATAGCATTAGGATTGCGGATGAAAAG GTTGATTCACATATACAGCAACTTGATCAATATTTGAAAAAGTCTGATGAAGAGCTACGGCGTG AAAGAGAGAATGCTGCTGCTACTGCATCCTCTGGTCCAAGTCCTGATAGTACCACTAAATCTGGAAGGCCTAGTGAAAGTGGAAGAGGAGGGCGTAAAAA AACACGTCTGgcaacagcagcagcagccGCGGCAGCTGCTGCGGCAACTGAAGTGGCGGCAGCAGCAGCAAATCCAACTGGTATGGAACTAGATTTGCCAGTGGATCCTAATGAGCCCACTTACTGTTTGTGCAACCAAGTTAGCTATGGAGAGATGGTTGCATGTGATAACCCTGAT TGCAAGATAGAATGGTTCCACTTTGGCTGTGTTGGTCTGAAAGAACAGCCAAAAGGGAAATGGTATTGTTCAGATTGTGCAGCACTGAGAAATCGTCGTAAAGGCAGGGGATGA
- the LOC18602826 gene encoding GATA transcription factor 1 codes for MEAFDMAASFDENLLDFGSDVGEEDEDEENNKSSKLNTSSSLNANRSFPEFAEEELEWISNKDAFPSVETFVDILGTAAKHQSPVSVLDNSNSSSNSSGSSTLTNGNIVMYCCGNLKVPVKARSKRLRKCRDLRNQENSWWVQENVKNASAHVKGAGSRTIGRKCQHCGAEKTPQWRAGPLGPKTLCNACGVRYKSGRLVPEYRPASSPTFSIELHSNSHRKILEMRRQKQFGFSAMKPMDKG; via the exons ATGGAAGCTTTTGACATGGCGGCTTCCTTTGACGAAAACTTATTGGACTTTGGCTCCGACGTCGGAGaggaagatgaagatgaagaaaacaaCAAGTCTTCAAAGCTTAacacttcttcttctcttaACGCTAACCGTTCTTTTCCT gaATTTGCAGAGGAAGAACTGGAATGGATATCAAACAAGGATGCATTTCCATCCGTGGAAACATTCGTCGATATTTTAGGGACCGCGGCGAAGCACCAGAGCCCGGTGTCAGTACTGGATAACAGCAATAGCAGCAGCAACAGTTCCGGTAGCTCAACCTTAACCAATGGAAACATTGTAATGTATTGTTGTGGCAATCTTAAAGTGCCCGTTAAAGCGCGTTCTAAGCGTCTGCGCAAATGTCGGGACTTGAGAAACCAGGAAAACAGCTGGTGGGTTCAGGAGAATGTGAAGAATGCCAGTGCCCATGTGAAGGGGGCGGGTTCGAGGACTATTGGAAGGAAATGCCAGCATTGTGGGGCGGAAAAGACACCGCAATGGAGGGCAGGGCCACTTGGACCTAAAACGCTTTGCAATGCTTGTGGAGTGAGGTATAAGTCCGGGCGGTTGGTACCTGAGTATCGTCCAGCAAGTAGTCCTACGTTTTCGATTGAGTTGCACTCGAATTCCCACCGGAAGATATTAGAGATGAGGAGGCAGAAGCAGTTTGGGTTTTCTGCAATGAAGCCTATGGATAAAGGGTAG